In Dolichospermum flos-aquae CCAP 1403/13F, the following proteins share a genomic window:
- the ruvB gene encoding Holliday junction branch migration DNA helicase RuvB has protein sequence MAIISSKKQPPEPNGEPKQQRESAKVPPAENLLQSEAAINEQGKPEESIRPQRFADYIGQKDLKDVLDIAIKAAKSREEVMDHLLLYGPPGLGKTTMAMILASEMGVSCKITSAPALERPRDIVGLLVNLKPGDVLFIDEIHRLSRMTEEILYPAMEDYRLDITVGKGSSARIRSIPLCKFTLVGATTRVGALTSPLRDRFGLIQKLRFYEIEELTKIVLRTAELLQTAVNPDGATEIAKRSRGTPRIANRLLKRVRDYAEVKSFLEINATVAAEALQLFQVDPCGLDWTDRKMLSVIIENFNGGPVGLETIAATTGEDTQTIEEVYEPYLMQIGYLSRTPRGRIATKAAYQHMGFKPPNEQLSLL, from the coding sequence ATGGCGATTATCTCTTCCAAAAAACAGCCTCCAGAACCGAATGGAGAACCCAAACAGCAACGGGAATCAGCCAAAGTACCCCCCGCAGAAAATCTGTTACAATCGGAAGCGGCTATTAATGAACAAGGGAAACCAGAAGAGAGTATTCGTCCCCAGCGCTTTGCTGATTACATCGGCCAAAAGGATTTAAAGGATGTTTTAGATATAGCCATTAAAGCCGCTAAATCTAGGGAGGAAGTCATGGATCATTTGCTGTTGTACGGACCACCAGGTTTAGGTAAAACCACAATGGCAATGATTTTAGCATCAGAAATGGGGGTAAGTTGCAAAATTACCAGCGCCCCAGCATTAGAACGGCCACGGGATATCGTGGGGTTATTGGTAAACCTGAAACCAGGAGATGTGCTGTTTATAGATGAAATTCATCGGTTATCACGGATGACAGAAGAAATTCTGTATCCAGCGATGGAGGATTATCGCTTAGATATTACGGTGGGTAAAGGTTCTAGTGCCAGAATTAGAAGTATACCTTTATGTAAATTTACCTTGGTAGGAGCGACAACTCGCGTCGGGGCTTTAACTTCACCATTACGCGATCGCTTTGGCTTAATTCAAAAGTTGCGTTTTTATGAAATAGAAGAACTGACTAAAATTGTTCTCCGCACTGCTGAATTATTACAAACCGCAGTTAATCCAGATGGGGCGACAGAAATCGCCAAACGTTCACGGGGAACACCAAGAATAGCCAATAGATTATTAAAAAGAGTCCGTGATTATGCGGAAGTGAAATCTTTCCTGGAAATTAATGCAACTGTTGCAGCAGAAGCATTACAACTATTCCAAGTAGATCCTTGTGGATTAGACTGGACAGATAGAAAAATGCTCAGTGTGATTATTGAAAACTTTAATGGTGGGCCAGTGGGTTTAGAAACTATCGCTGCTACCACTGGGGAAGACACCCAAACCATTGAAGAAGTATATGAACCATATTTAATGCAAATAGGTTATTTAAGCCGGACACCCAGGGGGAGAATCGCAACTAAAGCAGCCTATCAACACATGGGTTTTAAGCCACCTAATGAGCAGTTATCATTACTGTAG
- a CDS encoding PP2C family protein-serine/threonine phosphatase, producing MFEILIIDDDRPIQMFLKRILEKQGYQVITASTGEEGILRTLDSPPALIICDWIMPGLSGIEVCNIIKKDPKLSTTFFILLTSLDSVANRVKGLDAGADDFISKPIEHNELQARVRAGLRLHQLSQDLQTQKLLLETELAEATEYVKSLLPLPVNKPLSIQFKFLPSRQLGGDCFDYNWLDADTLAIYLLDVAGHGLKATLPSISVLNLLRSRALKDLNYYQPSEVLAALNNTFQMNYQNDKYFTIWYGVYNRVSRQLTYSSAGHPPAIILSGNSPTHTEVKRLKTPGMPVGMFPEAKYTDAYCQIEKSSILYIFSDGAYEITQSNGTLWSLEGFIQILISLQYSVDNQLDYILDYLINLNSKETFEDDLSILQVKFD from the coding sequence ATGTTTGAAATTCTAATCATTGATGATGACCGACCCATCCAAATGTTCCTCAAAAGAATCTTAGAAAAACAAGGTTATCAAGTTATTACTGCGAGTACAGGAGAAGAAGGAATTTTAAGAACTCTGGATTCACCTCCAGCCTTAATTATATGTGATTGGATTATGCCGGGATTAAGTGGTATAGAAGTATGTAATATCATTAAAAAAGATCCCAAATTATCTACCACATTTTTTATTTTATTAACATCTTTAGATTCCGTCGCCAATAGAGTTAAGGGATTAGATGCTGGTGCTGATGATTTTATCTCCAAACCTATCGAACACAATGAACTACAAGCAAGAGTTAGAGCCGGGTTACGTCTGCATCAATTAAGTCAGGATTTACAGACCCAAAAGCTACTTTTAGAAACAGAATTAGCCGAAGCTACAGAATATGTAAAATCCCTTTTACCCCTGCCTGTAAATAAGCCCCTGAGTATTCAGTTTAAGTTTTTGCCATCACGGCAACTTGGTGGGGATTGTTTTGATTATAATTGGCTTGATGCTGATACTTTAGCTATTTACCTACTAGATGTTGCCGGTCATGGACTTAAAGCTACTCTACCTTCAATTTCTGTACTAAATCTCTTACGTTCCCGCGCACTCAAAGATTTAAATTACTATCAACCTAGTGAGGTATTGGCAGCTTTAAATAATACCTTTCAAATGAATTATCAAAATGATAAATATTTTACGATTTGGTATGGAGTTTATAATCGAGTTAGCCGTCAATTAACATACTCTAGTGCTGGACATCCACCAGCTATTATCCTCTCTGGCAATTCTCCTACTCATACAGAAGTAAAAAGATTAAAAACTCCAGGAATGCCTGTAGGAATGTTTCCTGAAGCTAAATATACAGATGCTTATTGTCAGATTGAAAAATCTAGCATCCTTTATATTTTTAGTGATGGTGCTTACGAAATCACTCAATCAAATGGTACTCTTTGGAGTTTAGAAGGTTTTATTCAGATTTTAATTAGCTTACAGTATTCTGTTGATAACCAACTTGATTATATCCTGGATTACCTAATTAACTTAAACTCCAAAGAGACATTTGAGGATGATTTATCTATTCTTCAAGTTAAATTTGATTAA
- a CDS encoding glycosyltransferase family 2 protein, whose product MGETVFFSIVIPTYNRLPILEKCLRALESQEFSNKNYIEGYEVVLVDDGSTDGTLNWLAVHKDEFSHVRCFEQDHAGPAAARNLGVEKAQGDTIIFIDSDLVVLSNFLQAHTNALVQGKEKLGNNCFFTYGAVINTCNFANPTAEPYKITDFSAAFFATGNVAIPKRWLEEAGLFDNGFQLYGWEDLELGVRLKKLGLQLIKCPEAVGYHWHPPFSLQQIPKLIDQEIQRGRMGVLFYQKHPTWEVKMMIQMTWFHRLLWGILSVNGLLNEKTMSPFLQWLIDLGKPQLALEIARIFLNWYNVKGVYAAYSEIESK is encoded by the coding sequence TTGGGTGAAACTGTGTTTTTTAGTATTGTCATTCCTACTTATAATCGCTTACCAATTCTGGAAAAGTGCCTCCGCGCTTTAGAGAGTCAGGAGTTCAGCAACAAAAACTATATAGAAGGTTATGAAGTTGTATTGGTAGATGATGGTTCTACTGATGGTACTTTGAACTGGTTAGCAGTACACAAAGATGAGTTTTCTCATGTCCGCTGTTTTGAACAGGATCATGCAGGTCCGGCTGCAGCACGAAATTTAGGGGTGGAAAAAGCCCAAGGTGACACAATTATTTTTATTGATAGTGATTTAGTGGTTTTGTCTAACTTCCTGCAAGCTCATACAAATGCTTTGGTACAAGGAAAAGAGAAATTAGGAAATAACTGTTTTTTTACTTACGGTGCTGTAATAAATACTTGTAATTTTGCCAATCCCACCGCTGAACCCTATAAAATCACAGATTTTTCTGCTGCTTTCTTTGCTACGGGTAACGTGGCTATTCCTAAACGTTGGTTAGAAGAAGCTGGTTTATTTGATAATGGGTTTCAACTTTATGGTTGGGAAGATTTAGAATTAGGTGTGAGGTTAAAAAAATTAGGTTTGCAATTAATTAAATGTCCTGAAGCTGTTGGTTATCATTGGCATCCACCTTTTAGTTTACAGCAAATTCCTAAGTTAATTGATCAGGAAATTCAACGGGGAAGAATGGGAGTTTTGTTTTATCAAAAACATCCTACTTGGGAAGTGAAAATGATGATTCAAATGACTTGGTTTCATCGTTTATTATGGGGAATTCTTTCTGTAAACGGGTTATTGAATGAAAAAACTATGTCCCCATTTTTGCAATGGTTGATTGATTTGGGTAAGCCACAATTGGCTTTAGAAATTGCCCGAATTTTCTTGAATTGGTATAATGTAAAGGGTGTTTATGCGGCTTATTCTGAGATAGAAAGTAAATAA
- a CDS encoding DUF1350 family protein — protein MNWQEIRGNWVLIPRNPIGVIHFLGGAFVATLPHLTYRWLLENLADQGYVIIATPFVNTLDHIAIAKSVQLKFEYTLEKLQDAGKLRKLYLPTYGVGHSMGCKLHLLIGSLFPIQRAGNILISFNNFAANEAIPLVEQLNSQLNSKLDIEFTPTPAQTNQIIQDSYQIRRNLVIRFNKDTLDQSANLTTILQELFPNMVTTQTLLGTHTTPLGQDVKWQPGSSFSPFDALGQWLKQEVYRDLNQLKQVILFWLNPLS, from the coding sequence ATGAACTGGCAAGAAATTAGAGGCAATTGGGTACTTATTCCCCGTAATCCTATCGGGGTTATTCATTTTTTAGGTGGTGCATTTGTCGCCACTTTACCACATTTAACTTATCGTTGGTTACTGGAAAATTTAGCAGATCAAGGATATGTGATTATTGCCACACCTTTTGTCAATACATTAGATCATATAGCGATCGCTAAATCTGTCCAACTTAAATTTGAATATACCCTAGAAAAGTTACAAGACGCTGGAAAACTCCGTAAGCTGTACCTTCCCACCTATGGAGTCGGACATAGCATGGGTTGTAAACTCCATTTACTAATTGGTAGCCTGTTTCCAATCCAACGGGCTGGTAATATTTTAATATCCTTTAATAACTTTGCTGCCAATGAAGCCATACCATTAGTAGAACAGTTAAATTCTCAGTTAAATTCCAAATTAGACATTGAATTTACACCTACACCGGCACAAACTAACCAAATAATTCAAGACAGCTATCAGATTCGGCGGAATTTAGTAATCAGATTTAATAAAGATACCCTGGATCAATCAGCAAACTTAACAACAATTTTACAAGAACTCTTTCCTAATATGGTGACAACACAAACCCTATTAGGCACTCATACCACACCTTTAGGGCAAGATGTTAAATGGCAACCAGGAAGTTCTTTTAGTCCTTTTGATGCTTTAGGACAATGGTTAAAGCAAGAAGTCTATCGAGATTTAAATCAATTAAAACAAGTTATATTGTTTTGGTTAAATCCCCTTTCCTAA
- a CDS encoding STAS domain-containing protein — MTLTQERQVILFKPQGSIDLDSGTILSEQMAAIEPQHHQLWVIDLSEVDFMDSSGLVPLVKGLTSARQSGCRLVLCNVKAPVKLILELTQLDSVFEIFPSYEDIFAPVTNQQLVATGV, encoded by the coding sequence ATGACTCTTACACAAGAACGCCAAGTGATTTTGTTCAAACCTCAAGGTAGTATAGACCTGGATAGTGGTACTATCTTGAGCGAACAGATGGCTGCAATTGAACCTCAGCATCACCAACTCTGGGTTATAGATTTATCAGAAGTGGATTTCATGGATAGTTCTGGATTAGTCCCCCTCGTCAAGGGACTTACATCAGCGCGTCAAAGTGGTTGTCGGTTAGTTCTTTGTAATGTCAAAGCTCCAGTTAAGTTGATTTTGGAACTTACCCAGCTTGATTCAGTATTTGAAATTTTCCCAAGTTACGAAGATATTTTTGCTCCTGTTACTAATCAACAGCTAGTAGCAACTGGAGTTTAG
- a CDS encoding argininosuccinate synthase yields the protein MGRAKKVVLAYSGGVDTSVCIPYLKQEWGVEEIITLAADLGQGDELEPVREKALKSGASESLVVDVKDIFVKDYAFPAIQANALYENRYPLGTALARPLIAKILVEAAAKYGADAIAHGCTGKGNDQVRFDVSCTALNPNLKILAPAREWGMSREQTIAYGEQFGIPAPVKKSSPFSIDKNLLGRSIEAGTLEDPANEPPEEIYEMTKAIIDTPNEPEYLEIGFQKGLPTTINGTSKQPVELIEQLNKIVGNHGIGRIDMIENRLVGIKSREIYESPAMIVLINAHRDLESLTLTADVSQYKRGMEETYTKLVYNGLWYSPLKAALDAFIQQTQEKVSGVVRLKLFKGNATIVGRWSDNSLYTPDLATYGAEDQFDHKAAEGFIYVWGLPTRIWAQQNK from the coding sequence ATGGGTCGCGCTAAAAAGGTTGTTCTAGCATATTCTGGTGGAGTTGATACTTCTGTTTGCATTCCCTATTTAAAGCAAGAGTGGGGAGTAGAAGAGATAATTACCCTAGCAGCAGATTTAGGTCAGGGAGATGAATTAGAACCAGTTCGAGAAAAAGCCCTGAAATCCGGTGCAAGTGAATCCTTGGTAGTGGATGTTAAGGATATATTTGTTAAAGACTACGCGTTTCCAGCGATTCAAGCCAACGCCCTCTATGAAAATCGCTATCCTTTAGGAACAGCCCTGGCTCGACCTTTGATTGCTAAAATATTAGTGGAAGCCGCTGCAAAATATGGTGCAGATGCGATCGCTCACGGTTGCACAGGCAAAGGCAACGACCAAGTACGCTTTGATGTCTCCTGTACAGCCCTCAACCCCAACCTCAAAATCCTTGCACCAGCGAGAGAATGGGGTATGAGTCGGGAACAAACCATTGCTTATGGTGAGCAATTTGGTATTCCTGCACCGGTGAAAAAATCTTCTCCCTTCAGTATAGATAAAAACTTGCTTGGTCGCAGTATTGAAGCTGGTACATTGGAAGATCCAGCAAATGAGCCGCCAGAAGAAATCTATGAAATGACCAAAGCCATAATTGATACTCCCAATGAACCGGAATATCTAGAAATTGGGTTCCAAAAAGGGCTTCCTACCACCATCAATGGCACATCAAAACAGCCTGTGGAGTTAATTGAACAACTCAATAAAATCGTTGGTAATCATGGGATTGGGCGGATTGACATGATTGAAAACCGCTTGGTAGGAATCAAATCACGGGAAATTTACGAATCACCAGCAATGATAGTTCTAATTAACGCTCACCGTGACTTAGAAAGCCTCACTTTAACAGCAGATGTCAGTCAGTACAAACGAGGTATGGAAGAAACCTATACCAAACTCGTATATAACGGACTTTGGTACAGCCCACTCAAAGCAGCTTTAGATGCTTTTATTCAACAAACACAAGAAAAAGTTTCTGGTGTCGTGCGGTTAAAACTTTTCAAAGGTAACGCCACCATAGTTGGCCGTTGGAGTGATAATTCCCTCTACACTCCCGATTTAGCCACCTACGGCGCAGAAGATCAATTTGATCACAAAGCTGCAGAAGGCTTTATCTACGTTTGGGGACTACCTACTCGCATTTGGGCGCAACAGAATAAGTAA
- a CDS encoding DedA family protein, which translates to MSFELLSLENIQEIAHNYGYLAIFLGILLENLGIPLPGETVTIVGGFLAGSNELNYWLVLGNAIGGAVIGGNCGYWIGRVGGWPFLLQAGKIFRISEVRLLSIKEQFTENAAKAVFFGRFFALLRIFASPLAGIAEMPFGKFLIYNVAGATAWGSVMVTLAFFAGRIISLEQLVAWVSKFAILALLILVAVIAIPIWLESREVKQQTEE; encoded by the coding sequence ATGTCTTTTGAGCTACTTTCACTAGAAAACATCCAAGAAATTGCTCATAATTATGGTTATTTAGCGATTTTTTTGGGAATATTGCTAGAAAATTTGGGCATTCCTCTTCCTGGAGAAACCGTAACGATTGTTGGTGGTTTCCTTGCTGGTAGTAATGAATTAAATTACTGGCTGGTTCTCGGTAACGCTATTGGAGGTGCTGTAATTGGTGGTAATTGCGGCTATTGGATTGGTAGAGTTGGCGGTTGGCCTTTTCTGCTCCAAGCTGGCAAGATTTTCCGCATTTCCGAAGTCCGACTGCTGAGTATTAAAGAGCAATTTACGGAAAACGCCGCTAAAGCTGTATTTTTTGGCCGCTTTTTTGCCTTATTGCGGATTTTCGCTTCACCACTTGCGGGTATAGCAGAAATGCCCTTTGGTAAATTCCTGATTTATAACGTAGCTGGGGCGACTGCTTGGGGTAGCGTCATGGTGACATTAGCTTTTTTCGCGGGAAGGATTATTTCCCTAGAACAATTGGTGGCTTGGGTAAGTAAATTTGCAATTTTGGCGTTACTTATTTTAGTTGCTGTGATTGCTATACCAATTTGGTTAGAGTCCCGCGAAGTTAAGCAGCAAACAGAAGAGTAG
- the hisF gene encoding imidazole glycerol phosphate synthase subunit HisF yields MLAKRILPCLDVKAGRVVKGINFVDLKDAGDPVELAKVYNEAGADELVFLDITATHEDRDTIIDVVYRTAEQVFIPLTVGGGIQTLENVKDLLRAGADKVSINSAAVRNPDLINHASDRFGNQCIVVAIDARRRLDPENPGWDVYVRGGRENTGIDALWWAEEVTRRGAGELLVTSMDADGTQAGYDLDLTKAIANAVEIPVIASGGAGNCEHIHTALTEGKAEAALLASLLHFGKLSVAQIKTYLQERHVRVRLPD; encoded by the coding sequence ATGTTGGCTAAAAGAATCTTACCTTGTCTAGATGTCAAGGCGGGCAGAGTTGTGAAGGGAATTAACTTTGTGGATCTCAAGGATGCTGGTGATCCTGTAGAACTGGCCAAGGTTTACAATGAAGCCGGTGCAGATGAGTTAGTGTTTCTAGATATTACGGCTACTCATGAAGACAGGGACACGATTATTGATGTGGTTTACCGGACTGCTGAACAGGTCTTCATTCCCCTGACTGTGGGTGGTGGGATTCAAACCTTAGAAAATGTTAAAGATTTGTTACGAGCCGGGGCGGATAAGGTTAGTATTAATTCCGCGGCGGTCAGAAATCCAGATTTAATTAATCATGCCAGCGATCGCTTTGGTAATCAGTGTATTGTTGTAGCTATTGATGCTAGACGTAGGCTTGATCCTGAGAATCCTGGCTGGGATGTCTACGTTCGCGGTGGTAGAGAAAATACTGGTATTGATGCTCTATGGTGGGCGGAAGAAGTCACAAGACGAGGGGCTGGAGAATTGTTGGTGACAAGTATGGATGCTGATGGTACTCAAGCTGGTTATGATTTGGACTTGACAAAAGCGATCGCTAATGCTGTAGAAATTCCCGTGATTGCTTCTGGTGGTGCTGGAAATTGTGAACACATTCACACTGCATTAACGGAAGGTAAAGCCGAAGCTGCACTTTTAGCGTCTTTGTTACATTTTGGGAAACTGAGTGTAGCACAAATTAAAACTTATTTGCAAGAACGCCATGTTCGGGTCCGTCTTCCTGATTGA
- the grpE gene encoding nucleotide exchange factor GrpE, which produces MLEIDFTENLRNLMQTVGYESFKSLSRAAGVSQWQILQLRRGKIGQMRIEVLIKLSEILQISWTELVENFSVDGLSSSFHKTHSSHKNIDLLKQITDLQVEYERLTLSMLEQREGLKQEFQRSSLQILESLILQWPTAAHRAREDHQLSAVKILPLVDTPLKRLLQDWNVEAIASVGTEIPYNPQFHELLAGTAQPGEIVKVRYIGYMQHDQLLYRARVSLL; this is translated from the coding sequence ATGCTGGAAATTGATTTTACCGAGAATTTGCGAAATTTAATGCAAACAGTCGGTTATGAGAGTTTTAAATCTTTAAGTCGTGCTGCTGGTGTTTCACAATGGCAAATTTTGCAGTTGCGGAGGGGAAAAATCGGACAAATGCGGATAGAAGTATTGATAAAACTGTCAGAGATTTTACAGATATCTTGGACTGAGTTGGTAGAAAATTTCAGCGTTGATGGTTTATCTTCAAGTTTCCACAAAACTCATTCTTCTCATAAAAATATAGACTTATTAAAGCAAATTACAGATTTACAAGTTGAGTATGAACGATTAACATTGTCAATGTTAGAACAAAGAGAAGGATTAAAACAGGAATTTCAGCGGTCAAGTTTACAAATATTGGAATCTTTAATATTACAATGGCCAACAGCAGCACATAGAGCCAGGGAAGATCACCAGTTATCAGCAGTAAAGATATTACCTTTGGTAGATACGCCTTTAAAAAGATTATTACAGGATTGGAATGTGGAAGCGATCGCTTCTGTAGGCACAGAAATCCCCTATAATCCTCAATTCCATGAATTATTAGCAGGAACAGCACAACCAGGAGAAATTGTTAAAGTCCGTTATATAGGTTATATGCAACATGATCAGCTTTTGTACAGAGCTAGAGTAAGTCTCTTATAA
- a CDS encoding STAS domain-containing protein, whose product MNQQVKVIAISGSFNATNSQNFQQSIKEVIDKRISIVLIDCHHVTFMDSSGLGTLILTFKALQESGIKMVICSINEQVRMLFELTGMDGKFTIVPSQEAFENILLSAT is encoded by the coding sequence ATGAATCAGCAGGTGAAAGTGATTGCAATCAGTGGGAGTTTTAATGCTACTAACTCACAAAATTTTCAACAAAGTATTAAAGAAGTAATTGATAAGAGAATCTCCATTGTGTTGATTGACTGTCATCATGTTACCTTTATGGATAGTTCTGGATTAGGCACTCTGATTTTAACATTTAAAGCTTTACAGGAATCGGGAATAAAGATGGTTATTTGTTCAATTAATGAGCAAGTTAGGATGCTATTTGAATTAACTGGTATGGATGGCAAATTTACAATTGTTCCTAGTCAAGAAGCATTTGAAAATATTTTGCTTTCTGCTACTTGA